In Populus nigra chromosome 1, ddPopNigr1.1, whole genome shotgun sequence, one genomic interval encodes:
- the LOC133678815 gene encoding uncharacterized protein C24B11.05-like codes for MESYEDDQKQQALEHKYDCLLFDIDDTLYPLGSGLSVHVTQNIQEYMIKKLGIEESKAPELCASLYKYYGTTMAGLRAIGHKFDYDDFHSFVHGRLPYQMLKPDPILRNILLNVPVRKVVFTNADKAHASRVLSRLGLEDCFERIICFETLNDAANKGNDPVDGDDREVFDIDEYTTCPDADLVLPRTPVVCKPFEEAFEQVFKIANINPRKTLFFDDSIRNLQTGKGLGLHTVWVGSSHRIEGVDCALESLHNIKEALPELWEANDKSEGIKYSKKVAIETSVQA; via the exons ATGGAGTCTTATGAAGATGATCAGAAACAGCAAGCTTTGGAGCACAAATATGACTGCCTCCTTTTTG ATATTGATGATACCCTGTATCCACTCGGTTCTGGTTTATCAGTCCATGTTACCCAAAATATTCAAG AATATATGATTAAAAAGCTTGGCATTGAGGAAAGTAAAGCCCCTGAGTTGTGTGCTTCATTGTACAAGTATTATGGGACGACCATGGCTGGGCTTAGG gCTATTGGGCATAAATTTGACTATGACGACTTCCATAG TTTTGTTCATGGAAGATTGCCCTATCAGATGCTTAAACCCGACCCTATCCTGAGGAATATCTTACTTAATGTGCCTGTTCGTAAAGTT GTCTTTACCAATGCTGACAAGGCTCATGCAAGTCGAGTCCTTAGCAGGCTTGGATTGGAGGATTGTTTTGAAAGGATCATATGCTTtgagactttgaatgatgctgcTAATAAAGGAAATGATCCTGTTGATGGGGATGACAGAGAGGTTTTTGACATCGATGAATATACTACCTGTCCTGATGCAGATCTTGTACTTCCAAGGACCCCCGTAGTCTGCAAACCTTTTGAGGAAGCATTTGAGCAGGTTTTTAAGATTGCCAACATCAACCCTCGAAAGACG TTGTTCTTTGATGATAGCATCCGTAACTTACAGACTGGAAAAGGATTGGGTCTCCACACTGTTTGG GTAGGCTCTTCTCATCGAATTGAAGGTGTGGACTGTGCGTTAGAGAGTCTTCATAATATCAAGGAGGCACTGCCAGAACTCTGGGAAGCCAATGATAAGTCTGAAGGCATCAAGTATTCCAAGAAGGTTGCAATTGAGACATCTGTGCAAGCTTag
- the LOC133678803 gene encoding uncharacterized protein LOC133678803 isoform X1, whose protein sequence is MRNFFRAKEKTLLLSKLIKAGESPASSSNASAAASASFTFWGSLTQKLDPFSSFPSNQVLYNKSCGLNLLKSVDMDRQDHHSSSFEQSYRCYPVSFIDKAHLEKGDKIIMPPSALDRLATLHIDYPMLFELHNPSAGRTSHCGVLEFIADEGMIYLPYWMMENMLLQEGDIVQLRNTSLAKGTFVKLQPHTKDFLDISNPKAILETSLRNYSCLTTGDTIMVAYNNKKYYIDIVEAKPSSAISIIETDCEVDFAPPLDYKEPEKPKSIPRSNKIPPEGMEEPAAKMPRFSAFTGSARRLDGKPATQPTASTICPALKQHQPEAENNGSKLLSSLSHQQSGKLVFGSTSNQPQNETPKVPLKKSTQEPPQKVEDPKFQAFTGKKYSLKG, encoded by the exons ATGAGGAATTTTTTTAGAGCGAAAGAAAAAACTCTCCTGCTTTCTAAACTTATAAAAGCCGGAGAGAGCCCTGCCTCCTCTTCAAACGCTTCTGCTGCTGCTTCCGCTTCCTTCACCTTCTGGGGTTCTCTCACGCAAAAGCTCGACCCGTTTTCATCGTTCCCTAGCAACCAAG TTCTCTACAACAAATCTTGTGGGCTTAACCTGTTGAAGTCTGTAGACATG GATCGCCAAGACCACCACAGTTCATCATTTGAACAGAGTTACCGCTGCTACCCTGTCTCTTTCATTGATAAG GCACATCTGGAAAAGGGGGATAAAA TTATTATGCCTCCCTCAGCTCTTGATCGCCTTG CAACCTTGCACATTGACTATCCAATGCTTTTTGAACTCCATAATCCTTCTGCTGGACGTACTTCTCATTGTGGGGTTCTAGAATTTATTGCAGATGAGGGCATGATATACTTGCCCTACTGG ATGATGGAGAACATGCTGCTACAAGAGGGGGACATTGTGCAATTGAGAAATACCAGCCTGGCAAAGGGAACTTTTGTGAAGCTGCAGCCCCACACCAAGGACTTCTTAGACATCTCCAATCCCAAAGCAAT CTTGGAAACTTCATTGAGGAACTACTCTTGTTTAACCACTGGTGATACAATAATGGTTGCCTATAACAACAAGAAGTACTACATTGATATAGTTGAAGCAAAACCCTCTTCTGCAATTAGTATTATTGAAACGGACTGTGAAGTGGATTTTGCCCCACCTCTTGATTATAAAGAACctgaaaaaccaaaatcaattcCTCGATCAAACAAGATACCTCCTGAag GTATGGAAGAGCCAGCCGCAAAGATGCCAAGGTTCAGTGCATTTACTGGTTCAGCAAGGCGCTTGGATGGCAAACCAGCGACACAACCAACTGCATCCACTATCTGCCCTGCGCTGAAACAACACCAACCAGAAGCTGAGAACAATGGCTCCAAGTTATTAAGCTCCTTATCACATCAGCAGTCTGGAAAGCTTGTGTTTGGTTCTACGTCAAACCAACCCCAAAATGAAACACCAAAG GTTCCCTTAAAGAAAAGCACTCAGGAGCCTCCCCAGAAGGTGGAAGATCCGAAGTTTCAAGCTTTCACGGGGAAGAAATATTCCCTAAAAGGCTGA
- the LOC133678803 gene encoding uncharacterized protein LOC133678803 isoform X2: MPPSALDRLATLHIDYPMLFELHNPSAGRTSHCGVLEFIADEGMIYLPYWMMENMLLQEGDIVQLRNTSLAKGTFVKLQPHTKDFLDISNPKAILETSLRNYSCLTTGDTIMVAYNNKKYYIDIVEAKPSSAISIIETDCEVDFAPPLDYKEPEKPKSIPRSNKIPPEGMEEPAAKMPRFSAFTGSARRLDGKPATQPTASTICPALKQHQPEAENNGSKLLSSLSHQQSGKLVFGSTSNQPQNETPKVPLKKSTQEPPQKVEDPKFQAFTGKKYSLKG, from the exons ATGCCTCCCTCAGCTCTTGATCGCCTTG CAACCTTGCACATTGACTATCCAATGCTTTTTGAACTCCATAATCCTTCTGCTGGACGTACTTCTCATTGTGGGGTTCTAGAATTTATTGCAGATGAGGGCATGATATACTTGCCCTACTGG ATGATGGAGAACATGCTGCTACAAGAGGGGGACATTGTGCAATTGAGAAATACCAGCCTGGCAAAGGGAACTTTTGTGAAGCTGCAGCCCCACACCAAGGACTTCTTAGACATCTCCAATCCCAAAGCAAT CTTGGAAACTTCATTGAGGAACTACTCTTGTTTAACCACTGGTGATACAATAATGGTTGCCTATAACAACAAGAAGTACTACATTGATATAGTTGAAGCAAAACCCTCTTCTGCAATTAGTATTATTGAAACGGACTGTGAAGTGGATTTTGCCCCACCTCTTGATTATAAAGAACctgaaaaaccaaaatcaattcCTCGATCAAACAAGATACCTCCTGAag GTATGGAAGAGCCAGCCGCAAAGATGCCAAGGTTCAGTGCATTTACTGGTTCAGCAAGGCGCTTGGATGGCAAACCAGCGACACAACCAACTGCATCCACTATCTGCCCTGCGCTGAAACAACACCAACCAGAAGCTGAGAACAATGGCTCCAAGTTATTAAGCTCCTTATCACATCAGCAGTCTGGAAAGCTTGTGTTTGGTTCTACGTCAAACCAACCCCAAAATGAAACACCAAAG GTTCCCTTAAAGAAAAGCACTCAGGAGCCTCCCCAGAAGGTGGAAGATCCGAAGTTTCAAGCTTTCACGGGGAAGAAATATTCCCTAAAAGGCTGA
- the LOC133694027 gene encoding uncharacterized protein LOC133694027, which yields METTSVLLHSKTIPFSFSISHNNGRKLSLRHSNKQFQSRLSNNNFLFSQSLKPIKNQAELPLSLYQSTSSLKITRTHLLSPPKCSHSGSASTDGSQNHPFLKPFKNLSLDELKATLLQLTPIDIIKWSGILSIAIAATKWTVNLVLNPFFWMYFSWTWLFWPWFVAILLAVYGLYCFYKHSIGEASIFEQFAIVTSVFTWLTLVPPAHFNGYLQGWPFVFFFVYHYFFFFNVSVRKRLYGDYYARPHDPKWDLHPPRWSRLLFCVGVMVGHWLAAFEGPELHLIPGGWSNVGIWILILATLLMQYNSTFYLAKYSEKVVVPIAVVQFGPYRWVRHPIYSSTMLLFATYFLALRAPLSLLFVVAVCLMYYAQKAKMEEDLMIETFGEKYLEYMGKVRYKFIPLVY from the coding sequence ATGGAAACTACGTCAGTTCTCCTTCACTCTAAAACAATTCCTTTCAGTTTCTCCATCTCTCATAACAACGGCAGAAAACTCTCTCTCAGGCATTCCAACAAACAGTTTCAATCCCGTTTGTCAAATAACAATTTCCTCTTTAGTCAAAGCCTTAAACCCATCAAAAACCAAGCAGAACTTCCTCTTTCACTATATCAATCAACTTCATCACTGAAAATTACAAGAACACACTTGTTATCTCCTCCCAAATGCTCACATTCCGGCTCTGCAAGCACGGACGGTTCTCAAAACCACCCATTTTTAAAACCCTTCAAAAACCTCTCTCTTGATGAACTGAAAGCGACCCTTTTGCAATTAACCCCTATTGATATCATCAAGTGGTCAGGTATCTTATCAATTGCAATTGCAGCCACAAAATGGACTGTGAATTTGGTCTTGAACCCGTTTTTCTGGATGTATTTTAGCTGGACATGGTTGTTTTGGCCGTGGTTTGTGGCTATATTACTTGCTGTTTATGGGTTATATTGCTTTTATAAGCATTCAATAGGCGAAGCTAGCATTTTTGAGCAATTTGCAATTGTTACATCAGTGTTCACTTGGTTAACTTTAGTCCCTCCTGCCCATTTCAATGGATACCTACAAGGATGGccttttgtgttcttttttgtatatcattatttctttttcttcaatgtaAGTGTGAGGAAACGTTTGTATGGTGATTATTATGCACGCCCGCATGACCCCAAGTGGGATTTACACCCACCCAGATGGTCTCGCCTTTTGTTCTGCGTTGGGGTCATGGTTGGGCACTGGCTTGCAGCTTTTGAAGGTCCAGAGCTGCACCTCATTCCTGGTGGGTGGAGCAATGTGGGGATTTGGATTTTGATATTGGCAACTTTGCTAATGCAGTATAATTCTACATTTTACCTTGCCAAGTATTCGGAGAAGGTGGTGGTGCCTATTGCTGTTGTGCAATTTGGGCCATATAGGTGGGTCAGGCACCCGATCTATTCATCCACAATGCTTCTCTTTGCGACTTATTTCCTTGCGCTTCGTGCACCTTTGAGCCTGTTGTTTGTGGTAGCGGTATGTTTGATGTATTATGCACAGAAGGCAAAAATGGAGGAGGATCTAATGATTGAGACTTTCGGGGAGAAGTATCTAGAGTACATGGGTAAAGTTCGGTACAAGTTCATTCCTTTGGTTTATTAA
- the LOC133687391 gene encoding abscisic acid 8'-hydroxylase 2-like, with product MQLSLSPPLAFATSRYSQVQVVFLMVPGVLFCCFLLLLVYLQWHHPKDKRLPPGSMGWPYIGETLKLYAENPNSFFFNRQKRFGDIFKTHILGCPCVMISSPEAARIVLVTRAHLFKPTYPTSKEKMIGPEALFFHQGAYHSRLKKLVQASFLPSAIRGSVSEIEQIVMRFLPSWKNTTINTLQEMKRYAFDVAMISAFGEKQDLEMEGIKHLYQRLEKGYNSMPLDLPGTPFHKAMKARKQLNETLKKLIQKRRQSRRQGGGLLGVLLGDKDDEKLKNQLSDSQIADNIIGVIFAAHDTTASVLTWILKYLHDNEDLLEAVTREQEGIRSKIVEANRGLTWDDTRRMPLTSRVIQETLRTASILSFTFREAVQDVEFEGYFIPKGWKVLPLFRSIHHCADFFPQPEKFDPSRFEVPPKPNTFMPFGNGLHSCPGSELAKLEMLILLHHLTTTYRWQTVGDDDGIQYGPFPVPKWGLPVRVSRRNKSAIL from the exons ATGCAACTTAGTTTATCACCACCCTTGGCTTTCGCAACTTCACGATATTCTCAGGTTCAGGTTGTTTTTCTGATGGTACCTGGAGTCCTGTTCTGTTGTTTTCTATTGTTGCTTGTTTATCTTCAATGGCATCACCCCAAAGACAAACGCCTACCACCTGGCTCAATGGGTTGGCCTTATATTGGAGAGACGCTCAAGCTCTATGCTGAGAACCCAAattccttcttcttcaacaGGCAAAAACG GTTTGGAGACATATTTAAGACCCACATATTGGGATGTCCTTGTGTGATGATTTCTAGTCCAGAAGCAGCAAGAATTGTTCTGGTGACTCGGGCGCATTTGTTCAAGCCTACATATCCAACAAGTAAGGAAAAAATGATAGGACCAGAGGCCCTGTTCTTTCATCAAGGGGCATATCATTCAAGGCTCAAGAAGTTGGTGCAGGCCTCTTTTTTACCCTCTGCTATAAGAGGGTCTGTCTCGGAGATTGAGCAAATTGTCATGAGATTTCTTCCCTCTTGGAAAAACACCACTATCAACACCTTGCAAGAAATGAAGAGG taTGCTTTTGATGTGGCAATGATTTCTGCCTTCGGTGAAAAACAAGACTTGGAAATGGAAGGAATTAAGCATCTGTATCAGCGCCTGGAGAAGGGATATAATTCTATGCCTCTAGATTTACCAGGAACACCCTTTCACAAAGCAATGAAA GCAAGGAAGCAACTGAACGAGACATTGAAGAAACTGATACAGAAGAGAAGGCAAAGCAGGAGACAAGGAGGAGGCTTGCTTGGAGTATTATTAGGAGATAAAGATGACGAGAAGCTTAAAAATCAGCTTAGCGATTCTCAAATCGCTGACAATATAATTGGAGTGATTTTTGCCGCTCATGATACTACTGCTAGTGTCCTAACATGGATTTTGAAGTACTTGCATGATAATGAAGATTTATTAGAAGCTGTCACG AGAGAACAGGAAGGAATTAGAAGCAAAATAGTAGAGGCAAATCGTGGGCTTACGTGGGATGATACAAGGCGCATGCCGTTGACAAGTCGG GTGATCCAAGAGACGCTAAGAACAGCAAGTATACTGTCGTTCACGTTCAGAGAAGCAGTGCAAGATGTTGAGTTTGAAGGCTACTTTATCCCCAAAGGTTGGAAGGTTCTTCCTCTCTTTAGAAGCATTCATCATTGTGCGGATTTCTTCCCTCAACCCGAGAAATTTGACCCTTCAAGATTCGAG GTGCCACCGAAACCTAACACGTTCATGCCCTTTGGCAATGGATTGCACTCCTGTCCAGGCAGTGAGCTTGCCAAGCTTGAGATGCTCATTCTCCTGCATCATCTCACTACCACTTACAG GTGGCAAACTGTGGGAGACGACGATGGTATACAATATGGTCCTTTCCCTGTGCCCAAATGGGGGTTGCCTGTAAGGGTAAGCCGCCGGAACAAGTCAGCAATATTGTGA